The Primulina tabacum isolate GXHZ01 chromosome 16, ASM2559414v2, whole genome shotgun sequence genome window below encodes:
- the LOC142528985 gene encoding uncharacterized protein LOC142528985, whose product MGNCQAIDNASLVIQHPSGRVDHHFKPTTVGEVMKTNPGHYVALLLTTTLYSSAAAAGSLASSAENYYASRVSNSNVPLRVTRIKLLRPTDTLVLGHVYRLVTAQEVVKGLGAKMKQDQQKITGKQSSDFDAVVRRTDVEKTKQIKHGRQKSRNSTSVNAASKNRTWQPSLKSISESAS is encoded by the exons ATGGGAAACTGCCAAGCCATAGATAATGCCAGCCTCGTAATCCAGCACCCCTCCGGTAGAGTCGATCACCACTTCAAGCCTACTACGGTCGGCGAAGTCATGAAGACGAATCCTGGCCATTACGTCGCTCTCCTCCTCACCACCACCCTGTATTcctccgccgccgccgccggttCACTGGCTTCATCCGCTGAAAATTACTACGCGAGTAGGGTGAGCAACAGCAACGTCCCACTTCGTGTCACGCGGATTAAGCTCCTGCGGCCGACGGATACTCTGGTTCTCGGTCATGTTTACCGCCTCGTCACTGCCCAAG AGGTGGTGAAGGGGCTGGGGGCGAAGATGAAACAGGATCAGCAGAAGATAACCGGGAAGCAGAGTTCTGATTTTGATGCAGTTGTTCGGAGAACTGATGTGGAGAAGACAAAGCAG ATAAAGCACGGCAGGCAAAAATCAAGAAACAGCACATCTGTAAATGCTGCATCAAAAAACAGAACATGGCAACCATCATTAAAGAGCATCTCTGAATCTGCAAGCTGA